The genomic window CGTTTCCTGCCGATCGGTTCGGTCAAGACCAACCTCGGGCATCTGGAGGCGGCCTCGGGCATCGCGGGCCTGCTGAAAGCGATTCTCGTGCTGCGCCATCGGATCATCCCGCCCTCGTTGCACGCGACGCCGCTCAATCCGGCGATCGACTTTGACGGACTGCGCTTGGCTCCGGCCATCGAACCGACGGCGATGGACAATGACCGGCCCGGTGTGGTTGGCGTCAATTCCTTCGGCTTCGGCGGGGCGAACGCGCACGCGATCCTCGCCGAGGCGCCGCCGCGGCAGCCGGGCACCGAGCCGACCCGTCGGCGGCTGCCGCTGGTCGTGTCGGCCCGCTCGGCGGGCGCGCTCAGCGAAGCGGCCGGGCTGCTCGGTGCGCAACTTGCCGATGCGACCCCGGAGAAGTTCTACGACGTCTGCTACACCCTCACGCGCAGGCGCAGCCGCCATTCGGATCGGGTGGCCGTGCTCGTCGATGACGGCCCGGCCGCGGCCAAGCGATTGCGCGCGATCGCCGAGGGCGCGGAAGCCATCCACGAGCGGGTGCCGGAGACCGCACGCGGCCGGGTGGCGTTCGTGTTCTCCGGCAACGGTTCTCAGTGGGCGGGCATGGCCGCCGACCTGCTTGCCGATTCGGTGTTCGGCGGTGTGATCGCGGAGGTGGACGCGTTGTTGCGACCTCGCCTCGGCTGGTCGATCGCCGAGGAACTGTCCGCACCGACCGAGTGCTCCCGAATGTCGGCCACGGAGGTGGCCCAGCCTGCTCTGTTCGCGGTGCAGCTCGGCGTGGCCGCAATGTTGCGGGTCCGCGGCGTCACCCCGGCAGCCGTCGTCGGTCACAGCGTGGGCGAGGTCGCGGCCGCATACCTGGCCGGTGCGCTCGAGCTGGATGCGGCGTGCCAGGTCATCGCCGAACGGAGCCGCGCTCAGGCGACGACCGCGGGCCGGGGCCGGATGGCCGCGGTCGGCCTGCCCGCCGGTGAGATCGCGCAGCTGCTGTCCGCGTTGCCCGGATTGGAGATTGCCGGGATCAACAGCGGCAAGGACGTCACGGTCAGCGGCGATGCCGGCGAACTCGCCGAGCTGGCGGCACGTCTGGCCGACCGCGATGTCTTCTTCCGGGAGCTCGAGCTGGACTATCCGTTCCACAGCAGGGCCATGGACGACCTGCGGCCGATGCTGCACACGGGGCTGGCCGGACTCAGCCCTACCGCATCCGAGGTGCCGCTGATTTCCACGGTGACCGGAGCCGAAATCGACGGCACCGAGCTCGGCGCCGAGTACTGGTGGCGCAACGTGCGCGAACCGGTGCTGTTCGCCACTGCCATCGAGCAATTGATCGCCGACGGCTTCGACATCTTCGTAGAGGTCGGCCCGCATCCGGTGCTGCGGGGTTATCTGCGGCGGCTGGCCGGGTCGTCGGAGACGCCTGCCGTCGTGGTTCCCACTCTCGTTCGAGCGACCGACGGAGCGCGGGCCGTCGACGCCGCGGTCGAGCGGTTGATCGAGGCGGGCGCGTCGCTCGACTGGACCCGTTACTTCCCCAGCCCCGGACGCGTCGCGGATCTGCCACGTTATCCGTGGCAACGGGAACAGCACTGGAATGGCACCCCGGACTGGAGCTTCCGCGACGGCGGCGACGGCACGATCGATCACCCACTGCTCGGCGAACGACTCACGGTGCTCGAACCGACCTGGCGCGACGTCATCACCCCGCTGCGGGTGCCGTGGCTGGCCGACCACCGAGTCGCCGGAGCGGTCGTCATGCCTGCCACCGGCTTCCTCGAAATGGCCCTCGCCGCGGGGCGCCGGGTCCACGACGCTCCCGTCGAGGTCACCGACCTCCAGATCACGAATGCTCTCGTGCTCGCACAGGACGCGTCCGCCCCCGCGGTCAGCCTTCAGGTGTCGCTGTCCGAAACCAGCGGAGCCGTGCGGATCGCAAGCAAGGCGGACGGGAATCCGGATTGGCAGGCCAACGCGACCGGCCGGGTCCGGCGCCTGTGGCGGCCTCGGCCCGCGTCGGTCGACCTCGCCGAACTGCGCGCCACCCTGATCGAGAAGATAAGCGGGGCAAAGCATTACGTTGCTACCGCCCGCGCCGGCCTCGACTACGGCCCATCGTTCCAGGTGCTCGAGCAGCTGGAGGTCGGCCACGACGAGGTGCTGGCCGCCTATCGCCTCGACGCTTCGCAGGCCGGATACGAGATCCACCCGGCACTGCTGGACGGTGCACTGCAAGCGGGCGCGCCATTGCTCGCCGACATCGCCGACGGCCGTGCCTGCTTCCTGCCACACGCGGTGGGGATCGCGCGCTGCTGGACCCAGCCCCCGGCCCACGGGTTCATCCGGGTCCGGTCGCGTGCCCGCCACAACGACTATGTCCGCTGGGACATCACGGTCACCGATGCCGAGGGCGTCGTCAGCGTGGAGCTCACGGAGGTGTGGCTGCGACGGTTCGAAGCGGCCATCGGCGAGCCCGTGCAACAGCCCGTATGCGTGCTGAAAGCCGCGCCGCACCATGAGGCGCCGATCACGAGTACACCCGTGCCGCCGGCCCGAGAGCTGGCGGCGGCAGCGCGGGTGTGGCTCGAACACGGTGCCGCCGTGTCCCCGCCATCCCCCGCTCTCGTGGCCCGGGCAATCGAAACATGCGCCCATTACGCCGTCGCCGCGCTGACTCGGCTCATGCCCGAGTCACCGACATTCGCCCTCGATGACGCCTTGGCGGCCGGTCTGCTTCCGAAATATTCGAGGCTGGTCGAACTGCTGCTGTCGATGGCGTGCGCACACGGTTTGGCCGAGCCGGTGGGCGAACGGCACTGGCGCTGGATCGGTGAAGCCGAACCGGAGTCACGGCTGCGCGCCTGGCTGACCGAGTTTCCCGAGGACGTGCCCGAGGCGACACTGAGTACCTATACGGCGCGGCGGCTACCGGAATTCCTCCTCGGGCAAGGGGATCCGCTGCAGGAAATCTTTACCGACGGTGCGGCGCTGCTGGAACAGACCTACGACGTCGGTCCTGTCGCCCGGTACGACAACGAGATGCTGCGCGCGGTGCTGAAGGCGGTAGTGGAGCGCTGGCCGAACGATCGGCCGCTGCGGGTGCTCGAGATCGGCGCCGGGACCGGCGGCACCACCGCGGCCTTGCTGCCGTTGCTGCCGCCGGAGCGGACCCGCTATCTGTTCACCGACGTGAGCGCCGCCTTCTTCGTCAAGGCGCAGAAGCGCTTCGCCGCCTACGAATTCGTCGACTATCACCGGCTCGACCTCGACCAGGACCTCGATGCCCAGGGCTTCCCCGATCGCGGCTTCGACCTCGTCATCGCCTCGAACGCGCTGCACGTGGCCGCCGACCTCGCCCGCTCGATGACCTCAATCGGCCGCCTGCTCGCCGAGGGCGGGCTACTGCTGGCCACCGAAATGCACGAGCCGCACCTGTTGGCGCTGCCGTACGGTGTGCTGGACGGCTTCTGGAACTTCACCGACACAGAATTGCGGACCCGATCGCCGCTGCTGTCGCGTGCGCAATGGCCAGATCTACTGCGCCGCTGCGGCTTCGCCGACGTGCGGCAGCTGGGCGGTGAGCGCGAGTCCATGGCCGACGCGTCTTCGGTCATTCTCGCCACCAGGGCCGCGGTCACCGAAATCGTCCCAGTGCTGCCACCGGCCCCGCTGGGAGTGCAATGGATCTTGCTCGCCGAGGACGACACGGAACGCGTGTTCGCCACAGCACTGGCCGACCAGCTGCGCGAGGCAGGCAGTGCCGGGACGCACGTCATCACCGCGAGCGAATACTTCCGCGAGGGATTGCCGATCGCCGCCGATACCGAGTCGGTCCGGCTCGCGTTTCTGCTGTCCGCCGCGCCCTCGGCCGAGCCTGCCGTCGCCATCGAACGGACGGTGCGCCGTGCCGCCGTGCTGCGCGCCGTCGCCGCTTGTCTCCGGGAGCTGCCTGCCACCGTGCAGGTGCAGTCTTGGCTCGTTACCCGGCCCAGTGGCGCGCTGCCCGCGCCGGAGCGGGCGGAGATGCCAGTAGACGCCGCGCTCTGGGGGGTGGCACGGACGCTGACCAACGAGCAGCCGGCGCTCGGCCTCAAGCGAGTTTCCCTCGAACGCGGTCCGGAACTCACCGAAGCCGCCGACCGGTTGGCGCGCGAGCTGCTCACGCCTACCGACGAGGACGAGGTGGTGCTGACCTGCGAAGGGCGCTTCGTGCCACGCGTCATCGACGCTCCGCCGGAGGTGACCGTGGTCGTGCCGGGCGATGCGAAGCCCTACCGGCTCGCGCTGCACAATCCCGGACTGTCCTGCGGATTCTCCTGGCAACCGACCGCGCCGAAGGTTGCCGGACCGAAGGAGGTGGTTGTCGCGGTCCGTGCCACGGCGTTGAACTACCGCGACGTGCTGCAAGCGGTCGGGATGCTGCCGCCGGAGGCCATCGACGGCACGTTCGCCGAACAGGGACTCGGTTTCGAGTGCGCCGGGGTGGTCACCGAGGTCGGTGCGCAGGTCCGCGACTTCCAGCCGGGGGACCGCGTGTATGGACTCGTCCCCGCCGCGCTCGCGTCACACGTCGTTACCGACGCCGAGAATGTCGGCAGGATGCCCGATTCCATGTCCTTTGCCCATGCCGCCACACTCCCGGTCGCCGTGTCCACCGTGCACTACTCCTTGCACACCCTGGCCAAGCTGGCGCCGGGGGAGGTGCTGCTGGTGCACGGCGGGGCAGGCGGTGTCGGCCTGGCCGCCGTCCGATACGCCCAGCAGCTCGGTGCGACGGTGATCGCGACCGCCGGGTCCGCGATCAAACGCGAGTTCCTGCGTTCGCTGGGAGTCGAGCACGTCTTCGATTCGCGCAGCATGGCTTTCGTGGCCGACGTCGAGGCCGTCACCGAGGGACGCGGGGTGGATGTGGTGCTCAACTCCCTCGCCGGGGAGGCACTGCATCGCAGTCTGGAGCTGTTGCGACCGCACGGCCGGTTCGTCGAATTGGGTAAGCGGGACGTGCTCGAAAACAATCCCCTGCTGCTTCGGGCGTTGAAGAGAAATATCAGCGTGTTCTGCGCCGACCTGAGCACCATGGATGTCGATCACCCGGTGTTCGGCTCGATGCAGTTCCAGAATGTCGCCGGGGAGATCGCGTCGCGGGGCCACGCCGCACTGCCACATGTGGTGTATCCCGCCGCACGCATCGAGGAAGCCTTCCGGGTACTGCAGCATTCCCGGCACATCGGCAAAGTCGTCGTCTCTTTCGACGGTGCGCTGCCCGTCGAGCGCGCGCCCGCACCGGCGCGGCTCGATCCGGCGGCCACCTATCTGGTCATTGGAGGGTTGAGTGGGCTCGGTGCCGCAACGGCGCGCTGGCTCGCCGACCGTGGGGCCCGGAATGTGGCGTTGGTCAGCCGCAGCGGGACACAGGCGCCGGAAGCGCCGAAGCTCATCGACGAACTGACCCTGCGCGGCGTCGCCGTCACCGCCCACGCCGCCGACGTCACCGACCGGGACGCCATGCACGCGGTGTTCGCGGCGGTCGACGCCACCGGGCATCCGGTCCGCGGCGTGATACATGCCGCGATGGTGCTCGACGACGCGCCGTTCGCCGAGCTCGATGACGCCCGGTTCGCCGCCGTGCTGGCTCCGAAGATGCAGGGGGCGCTGACCCTGGCCGAACTGGTCGAAGGGCGCGCGCTCGACTTCTTCGTGCTGATCTCGTCCGCCACGTCGGTGGTCGGGCAGATCGGGCAGTCCAATTACGTTGCCGGCAATTTGTTCATGGAGGCATTCGCCAGGCAACGGGAGGAATCCGGTCTCGTCACCCAAGTCATCGCCTACGGCGCCATCAGCGACGCCGGACATGTCGCCCGCACCGGTATGGCCGACCAGCTGGCGGGGTTCGGGTTGCGCGCCATCTCCGCCGAGGAGGCGCTGGCCGGCCTCGAGCAACTGCTCGGCGCCGAGCGCAACGGCACGTCCGTCGTGCGAATCGACTGGGGTCCGCTGGCCACTATGCTCCCCGGCATTTTGGCGCCGCGGTTCGAGAGCGTGCGACCGCCGGTGATCCACGGCGTGGAAGGCGGCAAGAGCGCGTTTCGCGCGGCCATTGCGGCGGCTGCCCCCGAGGATGCCGAGGAGCTCGTCCGGGAGGCCATGATCGGACTGGTCGCGCACGTCATGCAGACCACTCCCGACCGAATCGACCCGCACCGGCGGCTCGACGAGCTGGGGCTGGACTCGCTGATGGCCGCCGAACTGCTGGCGGCGATTCGCCACCAACTGGGGTGCGAGCTTTCGGTCATGGACGTTGCGCGGGGCGGTTCGCTGGCCCAACTCAGCCGCGTCGTCCTGGCCGCGCTGAAACCGGTCCAAGTGAGGAGCTGAGTACTGTGGCCGAACCGACGGTCGCCATCACCGGTGCCACCGGATTCCTCGGTATCCACCTCGTGCCGGAGCTGCTGCGCAGGCACGCCGCGCTGACCGTGCTGGCCCGCGGCGAACCGAAGTCCGTGCTGGACAGGCTGATCGGGCTGCTTCGGTGGACCGGGGGCCGCTGCGACGAACTCGCGGAACGGGTCCGCGTGGTGCAGGTGGATCCGGTCCGGCCCAGGCTGGGTTTGTCGGAAACGAGGTTCCGTGAGCTGGCCGATGAGTTGCAGGTGATCTGGCATTGCGCGGGCGATACCACGCTGGCCGCTCCGCTCGAACGGTTACGGCAGATCAATGTCACCGGCACCCGCCACGTCCTGGAGCTGGCCACGGCGGGGACGCAACGGCCGCTGGTCTGCCACACCAGTTCGGTCGGCGTGGCGGGAGCCAGACGGCACGGGACGATCCCGGAGCAACGACAAGACGACACGTGCGGCTTCGAAAACCCTTACGAGCGAAGCAAATACGAGGCCGAAACTGTTGTGCACGCATGGTTTGCCGAGCACGCAAGGCCGGTGATCGTGTTCCGTCCCAGCGTGCTCATCACCGATCTGCCTCGACGCCCCGAATTTCCCAGGCACACCCTCAGCTTTGTCGCCGAGGCCATCGAAAGCGGCATGACCGGATTCGGATTGGACCCCCGATCACCTCTCGCCCCGCGACTCCCGGTGCGGATCCCCGGCGACCCCACCGCGTCGATCAACCTCGTACCGGTGGACAGTGCCGCCGCGACGATGGCCCGCCTCGCCGACCGCGCACCGTCCGGCGGCATCGACACCTATCACGTTGTCCACTACCGAAACACGTTGATCTCCGACATGCTCACCGCCTTCCAGCGCACCTACCCGGTCGACGCCCGCCTGGTACCCAGACCCCCCGAGGACCAATCCCCCTTGGAAAAGCTCCTGGGAGAACAGACCGCCTTCCTCGGCTATGCCCGCCACCACCGCCGCTACGACGACTCCCGAGTACGCGCTGCCCTCGGCCCACCCACCCCGGCGTCCGACATCGACGTGAACTACCTCCAGTCCGCCATCCGACCCACGTGACCGGAGCCCTGCTCGGCCGTCAGCGCATCAGCCACCCGGCGAAGCACCGGGTCAGCACGGGCATGATGCCCCACACCATGGCCGCCACCGCGACGGGCAGGATGCAGGCCAGCCGCAGCGGGGTCGGAAGCGGTTCCAGCAGTGGGCCCGTGACCGTCACCAAGCCGGTGAGCAGCGGGTAGAGGCCGACCAGGGTCAGCAGCCAGAACTTCCATTTCGCCGGATGGGCAACATTCGGCGCGCCCTGTTCCGTCGACGCCTCGTCCACCGTGATCTCGTGTGTAACAGTCATTTTCCGCTCCATACCTCAGCACTCGCGGTTATCCGCAGTTATCGAGGAGACGACACAGACGCCGCAGGTGTGACATGGGCTCTACGTCCATTCACAGCAGTCGGCGCTGGAGAGACCGCGCGGACTGTGGGGGGCTTCGTGTCATCGACGCGGGCTGAGTCTGTGCCACAGGATTTCGGGGTCTCCGGGTGGTCGCCGCTGTCTGGTGTCGTGGGATTCAGTCCGACGGTGTTCGGTGACGTACGGCTGCATTCGCGGGACTTGTGACACCGTGGTGACATCGACCGACTTTCTTCCCCCTGCTTCCTCATACTGGCTGTCCTGTGCTGAGGGGAGGGATAGTCAAGGGGGAGAAGGTAAGGCGTCCGACCGAATGCTCCCATCGTGGGGTTCGATACGATCCGAACTACAGTTCGAACACCCTGATTCGATGAGGTTTGTTCATGACCCGCACCACGCCACCCAGAGCTGTTGATGTCGCAGCCGTGTGTCCCGCACTGGTACCGCTGGCTCGTCCGGCGACCCGGCTGCACCCGCGCCGCGGCACACCATCGGCATACGACAGTTCGATCGGCGGCCCTTTGTTGTGGCCAGCCGACGAGCCGTGGCCACACTGTCACGGCCCGCACGGGTGGCACTTGGTAACCGACCCGTTGAATCCGCACGGGCTGAACCCATTGCAGTCGTTTGCGGATGCCAAGCTGCAGCGGGACAGCCCGGTACCGTCGCGGCGGATGGCTGAAATCCATGCCTCGAGTGGGGGGACCTTCACTGCGGAGGAGTGGCAAACAATCGATAGGCTGGCGCAGGGGGTTCCGCTGCCCGAGGGGCCGAACGCCATGTTGCCTGTGGCGCAGTTGTATACGCGTGATGTGCCCGGGTTGCGGCCGCCTCCGGGCAAGGATCTGCTGCAGATTCTGTGGTGCCCGTTGGACAACGCCGAAAGTATGCCCGAGACCACCGTGGTGTGGCGCTCTGCCGCCGACGTCACCGATATTCTGGCTGCTCCGCCGGAGCCCGCGGCGGTGGAATACGGTTGCGACTACGTGCCCGTGCCGTGCACGGTGGAACCGGAATGCATTGTCGAGTACCCGAACTCGGGTGACCTCCGCGTGCATGGCGGTGAGCCGCTGGAGCAGGTGCGACGGTGGGCGGTCCAGCATGCCGGGGTCGATGTTCCGGATGGCCTCGAGGTGGAGGCGGGCTTCGAACACTTCGACGAGCTGTGTGTAGCCCCCGGGTGGAAAGTCGGCGGCCATATCAGGTGGGGGCTCACGGACCCCTTTCCGCAGCCATGTCCCACCTGCGGAACCGAAACCGAGCCACTGCTCACCATCGCCTCGACCGAATGGGACGGCGCAACACGCAGCTGGATACCGTACGAAGATCAAGCCCTGGAAGCTGGAACAGCCATCGGTCCCGGCGTCACAATCGCTCGCGGTTACAACATGATCCTGCGCGTCTGCCCAGCATCGCCCGATCACCCGCACATCCAACTCATGCAGTAGCTCTGTCCCACGTGGCGGCGGAAACCCCCGCTGGCAGACGCGGAAAACCGACCACATTTGGTGACCACAACGATGGAAAACGTGACATCGAGGCGGGTTGCGTGTTCGAACAAGGAAGGCCCCTGTCAGCGAATGTGCTGATCAGGGGCCTTCCTCATTGGTGCCCTCGGCAGGATTCGAACCTGCGGCCTTCTGCTCCGGAGGCAGACGCTCTATCCCCTGAGCTACGAGGGCGGGATAGGACTCGATCGGGGGTTTGACGCCGCCGATCGGGCGGGGAAAGCGTATCGCATCGGGTGCTGTTGGCCAAAAAGGGTGATAGGGCGGGGGTTCGGGTCAGCTCGGGGGGAGGGGGGTGGCGCCGCGGGCGGTGAGCATGGTGGTGATGAGTTGGGCCTCACCGCGCTGGGTTTTGTTCATGGTGTCGGCGAGGGTGCGCACGGCGGTGGTTTCGGCGTGTTCGGCGGCGTATTGGATCATCGGGAAGCCGCCCTGGTGGTGGCGCAGCATGAGTTGCAGGAACCGGGTGTCGAGCTCGGGGCCGGTGGCTTGGCGCAACGCGGCGAGGTCGGCGGGGGTGGCCATGCCCGGCATGGTCGGCATCGGGCCGGACGGGGTTTCGGCGGTGCCTGCGTGCCCGTGGCCGCCGGACTGTGTACTCATCCAGCCCATGTATCCGTCGACGCCTTGCGCGGGTTTGCCCCACAACTGGAGCCAGCCCTGCATGCGGCCGACCTGGTTCTGCTGGGTGGTCATGATGTCGTAGGCGAGGCGGCGCACGTCGGTGTCGGTGGAACGGACCAGCACGACGCCCGCCATTTCGACGGCCTGCGCGTGGTGTGCCGACATGTCCTGGGTGAAGCCGATGTCTACCGCGCCGGGGTCCGGTTCGGACGAATTGTTCAGCGGCAGCCGAATCAGCGCGCCGATGGCGACGCCGATCAGAATGGCGCCGATCACGCCGAGGACCAGTAATGCGGTGCGCTGACGACGGACCTGGGCACCGAGGCCGGACGCCGTGGCATCCGGCTCGACTTGGTTGGCCACTAGCGGTCGGTCCCTGGCGCGGGTTGACCCGGTGCGGGCTGGCCCGGTGCGGGTTGACCTGGCGCGGGTTGACCCGGTGCAGACTGACCCGGCGCAGGCCGCGGCTGGTTCGGCAGCGGCAGACCTGGCAGTCCGGGCACCCCGGGCACTCCTGGCAGACCGCCGGGCACCTCCGACGGATCCGGCTGCAAGCCCTTGCCGTCCATCGGCACCGCGTCAGGTCCGGGCGGCGTCGGGTCGAACGGCGGCGGGTTGTCGGTGTCGAACGCGATCGTCGAGCAGTCCGCGCCGACCTCGGGGTAGGTGTAGTTGTTCAGGCGCAGTGCCGTGATGAACTGGCCGACGCGCTTGTCGTCCGCGCGGTCCAACTTCAGCTG from Nocardia iowensis includes these protein-coding regions:
- a CDS encoding type I polyketide synthase; its protein translation is MSDFGAAHQGEDIAIIGVALRLPGGIADLAGLWTTLSSGLDVVTEIPSDRFDTSRIVAPGERRPGKSYTSAAGVLTGVDVAAFDAPFFGISPREASRMDPQQRMLLELAMEALDDAGADIRELSGSDTGVFVGLSEVGYATQQFEFRNIDAYTNSGVAQSIAANRISHFFDFRGPSMAIDTACSSALVALHQACQALRTGESRVSLAGGITILLNPYTMVGFAQAAMLSPTGRCRAFSADADGYVRAEGGGFVVLKRLADAVADGDRVHAVIRGTGVNCDGRTPGLALPSAVAQEALLRRVYAMAGVEPDEVGYVEAHGTGTPAGDPVECVALGRALGMPRGSGRFLPIGSVKTNLGHLEAASGIAGLLKAILVLRHRIIPPSLHATPLNPAIDFDGLRLAPAIEPTAMDNDRPGVVGVNSFGFGGANAHAILAEAPPRQPGTEPTRRRLPLVVSARSAGALSEAAGLLGAQLADATPEKFYDVCYTLTRRRSRHSDRVAVLVDDGPAAAKRLRAIAEGAEAIHERVPETARGRVAFVFSGNGSQWAGMAADLLADSVFGGVIAEVDALLRPRLGWSIAEELSAPTECSRMSATEVAQPALFAVQLGVAAMLRVRGVTPAAVVGHSVGEVAAAYLAGALELDAACQVIAERSRAQATTAGRGRMAAVGLPAGEIAQLLSALPGLEIAGINSGKDVTVSGDAGELAELAARLADRDVFFRELELDYPFHSRAMDDLRPMLHTGLAGLSPTASEVPLISTVTGAEIDGTELGAEYWWRNVREPVLFATAIEQLIADGFDIFVEVGPHPVLRGYLRRLAGSSETPAVVVPTLVRATDGARAVDAAVERLIEAGASLDWTRYFPSPGRVADLPRYPWQREQHWNGTPDWSFRDGGDGTIDHPLLGERLTVLEPTWRDVITPLRVPWLADHRVAGAVVMPATGFLEMALAAGRRVHDAPVEVTDLQITNALVLAQDASAPAVSLQVSLSETSGAVRIASKADGNPDWQANATGRVRRLWRPRPASVDLAELRATLIEKISGAKHYVATARAGLDYGPSFQVLEQLEVGHDEVLAAYRLDASQAGYEIHPALLDGALQAGAPLLADIADGRACFLPHAVGIARCWTQPPAHGFIRVRSRARHNDYVRWDITVTDAEGVVSVELTEVWLRRFEAAIGEPVQQPVCVLKAAPHHEAPITSTPVPPARELAAAARVWLEHGAAVSPPSPALVARAIETCAHYAVAALTRLMPESPTFALDDALAAGLLPKYSRLVELLLSMACAHGLAEPVGERHWRWIGEAEPESRLRAWLTEFPEDVPEATLSTYTARRLPEFLLGQGDPLQEIFTDGAALLEQTYDVGPVARYDNEMLRAVLKAVVERWPNDRPLRVLEIGAGTGGTTAALLPLLPPERTRYLFTDVSAAFFVKAQKRFAAYEFVDYHRLDLDQDLDAQGFPDRGFDLVIASNALHVAADLARSMTSIGRLLAEGGLLLATEMHEPHLLALPYGVLDGFWNFTDTELRTRSPLLSRAQWPDLLRRCGFADVRQLGGERESMADASSVILATRAAVTEIVPVLPPAPLGVQWILLAEDDTERVFATALADQLREAGSAGTHVITASEYFREGLPIAADTESVRLAFLLSAAPSAEPAVAIERTVRRAAVLRAVAACLRELPATVQVQSWLVTRPSGALPAPERAEMPVDAALWGVARTLTNEQPALGLKRVSLERGPELTEAADRLARELLTPTDEDEVVLTCEGRFVPRVIDAPPEVTVVVPGDAKPYRLALHNPGLSCGFSWQPTAPKVAGPKEVVVAVRATALNYRDVLQAVGMLPPEAIDGTFAEQGLGFECAGVVTEVGAQVRDFQPGDRVYGLVPAALASHVVTDAENVGRMPDSMSFAHAATLPVAVSTVHYSLHTLAKLAPGEVLLVHGGAGGVGLAAVRYAQQLGATVIATAGSAIKREFLRSLGVEHVFDSRSMAFVADVEAVTEGRGVDVVLNSLAGEALHRSLELLRPHGRFVELGKRDVLENNPLLLRALKRNISVFCADLSTMDVDHPVFGSMQFQNVAGEIASRGHAALPHVVYPAARIEEAFRVLQHSRHIGKVVVSFDGALPVERAPAPARLDPAATYLVIGGLSGLGAATARWLADRGARNVALVSRSGTQAPEAPKLIDELTLRGVAVTAHAADVTDRDAMHAVFAAVDATGHPVRGVIHAAMVLDDAPFAELDDARFAAVLAPKMQGALTLAELVEGRALDFFVLISSATSVVGQIGQSNYVAGNLFMEAFARQREESGLVTQVIAYGAISDAGHVARTGMADQLAGFGLRAISAEEALAGLEQLLGAERNGTSVVRIDWGPLATMLPGILAPRFESVRPPVIHGVEGGKSAFRAAIAAAAPEDAEELVREAMIGLVAHVMQTTPDRIDPHRRLDELGLDSLMAAELLAAIRHQLGCELSVMDVARGGSLAQLSRVVLAALKPVQVRS
- a CDS encoding SDR family oxidoreductase, coding for MAEPTVAITGATGFLGIHLVPELLRRHAALTVLARGEPKSVLDRLIGLLRWTGGRCDELAERVRVVQVDPVRPRLGLSETRFRELADELQVIWHCAGDTTLAAPLERLRQINVTGTRHVLELATAGTQRPLVCHTSSVGVAGARRHGTIPEQRQDDTCGFENPYERSKYEAETVVHAWFAEHARPVIVFRPSVLITDLPRRPEFPRHTLSFVAEAIESGMTGFGLDPRSPLAPRLPVRIPGDPTASINLVPVDSAAATMARLADRAPSGGIDTYHVVHYRNTLISDMLTAFQRTYPVDARLVPRPPEDQSPLEKLLGEQTAFLGYARHHRRYDDSRVRAALGPPTPASDIDVNYLQSAIRPT
- a CDS encoding DUF305 domain-containing protein: MANQVEPDATASGLGAQVRRQRTALLVLGVIGAILIGVAIGALIRLPLNNSSEPDPGAVDIGFTQDMSAHHAQAVEMAGVVLVRSTDTDVRRLAYDIMTTQQNQVGRMQGWLQLWGKPAQGVDGYMGWMSTQSGGHGHAGTAETPSGPMPTMPGMATPADLAALRQATGPELDTRFLQLMLRHHQGGFPMIQYAAEHAETTAVRTLADTMNKTQRGEAQLITTMLTARGATPLPPS